The Leptospiraceae bacterium genome includes a region encoding these proteins:
- a CDS encoding SH3 domain-containing protein, with translation MKIYIFTLLLVLISCKEQTNNSTPTTTDSQNTPVVSNSNVRHYVQIASLKMRATPDLKGEKVALLEKGDSFLILEESENTTEYEGNFSKWGKINFQGQEGWVYLAYVGTDPPDLLSEKEREKITNNYNKEVEKEEKEIARQMANDPNFQSCSPAACGVMTAEFANAKRGCKSYKFTEINEMKAEHTYQAVEKYGDAYCITFFMNQGSQCPIGE, from the coding sequence TTGAAAATTTATATATTTACACTATTACTAGTTTTAATTTCTTGTAAAGAGCAAACTAATAATTCTACACCCACAACTACTGACTCACAAAATACACCAGTAGTTTCCAATTCCAACGTTAGGCATTATGTACAAATAGCCAGTTTAAAAATGAGAGCTACACCTGATTTGAAAGGAGAAAAAGTTGCCTTGTTAGAAAAAGGAGATAGTTTTTTAATTCTAGAAGAATCTGAAAATACCACGGAGTATGAAGGAAATTTTAGTAAATGGGGAAAAATTAATTTTCAAGGGCAAGAAGGTTGGGTCTATTTGGCGTATGTCGGCACTGATCCTCCCGATTTACTTTCAGAAAAAGAGCGGGAAAAAATTACTAACAACTATAACAAAGAAGTAGAAAAGGAAGAAAAAGAAATCGCGAGACAGATGGCGAATGATCCCAATTTCCAAAGTTGTTCTCCAGCAGCTTGCGGTGTAATGACTGCTGAATTTGCAAATGCAAAACGCGGTTGCAAGTCCTATAAGTTCACAGAAATCAATGAAATGAAAGCCGAGCATACTTATCAAGCTGTAGAAAAATATGGAGATGCTTATTGCATAACCTTCTTTATGAATCAGGGCTCCCAATGCCCGATTGGAGAATAA
- a CDS encoding type II toxin-antitoxin system VapB family antitoxin yields MKTKIDIPERILSVVLLYSKMKSKKDAIISAMEEYVQKKKRHSSQGKRTSPIR; encoded by the coding sequence ATGAAAACAAAAATTGATATTCCAGAAAGGATTCTTTCTGTGGTTCTTTTATACAGCAAAATGAAAAGTAAAAAGGACGCAATTATTTCGGCAATGGAAGAGTATGTGCAAAAGAAAAAAAGACATTCGAGCCAAGGTAAAAGAACTTCTCCTATCAGGTGA
- a CDS encoding MarR family transcriptional regulator: MRIVSNNVSHSFAKKLNNSGVSVAEWVIMREMFESGDTISPSQIAEITGMTRGAISKLIDRLLQKKLVTRKESTDDRRYQELKLTKEAKRLIPNLTKLADENDAEFFSLLTKEERKKLTEILIKTVKLNKLTKFPVE; the protein is encoded by the coding sequence ATGCGGATAGTATCAAATAATGTATCTCATTCCTTTGCCAAAAAGTTAAATAATAGTGGAGTTAGTGTTGCCGAATGGGTAATAATGAGGGAAATGTTTGAAAGTGGAGATACAATTTCCCCTAGTCAAATTGCAGAAATAACTGGTATGACTCGTGGTGCCATCTCAAAGCTAATAGACCGTTTACTCCAGAAAAAATTAGTCACCAGAAAAGAATCAACAGATGATCGTAGATATCAGGAGTTAAAACTTACCAAGGAAGCAAAACGATTGATCCCAAATCTAACGAAATTAGCAGATGAGAATGATGCAGAATTTTTTTCGTTATTAACAAAAGAAGAGAGAAAGAAATTAACAGAGATTTTAATCAAAACAGTAAAATTAAATAAATTAACAAAATTCCCAGTGGAATAA
- a CDS encoding carotenoid oxygenase family protein — translation MKWKNLFNGTKKEFDATKLKVVSGELPKEIKGNFYINTSVMTTRGGKRNESWFDGDGAVLRVHLENGEADATYKYTRTHAFFAEEKADKFLYPTVSNLAPGFFNRMKQSWKPANRANTSVYPLNDKLMALFDGDTPYELDLKTLETKGESDFNGAIGKNEGSGAHIRIDPDTKEMFSFGFDNDDYNHIILYKFDKDQKFLYKNKIKTASAPLMTHDIVFAGDYILFWVFPLKIDIFSLFLKLKPPIKSYHWDPKGNSHVYIIHKKDLKLVGEIKTEANYFLHFINGYQSEKGTLLVDLIEFNNFDVFTKWSKDAVTGNKPDYEIFSTLVRYEFDINQLSVVNKSVLHNESSYEWPLVKSYLQGKPYDHFFVCHGMEDMLTNQLMQMEISTRKIVNRKFGSTSYCNEPSFIPSITNNESGYLIIVIYNGDLEKTFVHILDEEKLADVCVFELPSPIGNCSHGKWKSLT, via the coding sequence ATGAAATGGAAAAACCTATTTAACGGAACAAAAAAAGAATTTGATGCAACGAAACTCAAAGTTGTATCGGGAGAATTACCCAAAGAGATCAAAGGGAATTTTTATATCAATACTTCTGTGATGACAACGCGTGGTGGAAAACGAAATGAGTCTTGGTTTGATGGAGATGGAGCTGTGCTTCGAGTTCATCTCGAAAATGGAGAGGCGGACGCCACTTATAAATACACTAGAACCCATGCTTTCTTTGCAGAAGAGAAAGCGGATAAGTTTCTTTATCCGACAGTTTCAAATCTTGCTCCTGGTTTTTTCAATCGAATGAAACAATCCTGGAAACCTGCCAACCGTGCGAATACTAGTGTTTATCCTCTCAATGATAAGTTGATGGCTTTATTTGATGGAGATACTCCTTACGAACTTGATCTAAAAACTTTAGAAACGAAAGGCGAGTCCGATTTTAATGGGGCAATTGGAAAAAATGAAGGCTCGGGTGCACATATTCGAATCGATCCCGACACAAAGGAAATGTTTAGTTTTGGTTTTGACAACGATGACTACAATCATATCATTCTTTACAAGTTTGATAAGGATCAAAAATTTCTTTATAAAAATAAAATCAAAACTGCTTCTGCACCTCTCATGACTCACGATATTGTATTTGCTGGCGATTATATTCTCTTCTGGGTATTTCCTCTGAAGATTGACATATTCTCCCTGTTTTTAAAATTAAAACCACCAATCAAATCTTATCATTGGGATCCCAAGGGAAACTCTCATGTTTATATTATCCACAAAAAAGATTTAAAACTTGTAGGAGAAATTAAAACAGAAGCAAATTATTTTTTACACTTTATCAATGGTTATCAATCGGAAAAAGGAACGCTTCTAGTCGATCTAATTGAGTTTAACAACTTCGACGTATTTACAAAATGGTCTAAAGATGCGGTTACTGGTAATAAGCCAGACTACGAAATTTTTTCTACTTTAGTGAGGTACGAATTCGATATCAATCAATTGAGTGTAGTAAATAAATCTGTCCTTCATAACGAATCTTCTTATGAGTGGCCTCTAGTAAAATCCTATTTGCAGGGTAAACCTTACGATCATTTTTTCGTTTGTCATGGGATGGAAGATATGCTAACGAATCAATTGATGCAGATGGAAATTTCAACTAGAAAAATTGTAAATAGAAAGTTCGGATCAACCTCTTACTGCAACGAGCCTAGTTTCATTCCATCGATTACGAACAATGAATCTGGCTATTTGATTATCGTGATTTACAACGGTGATTTAGAAAAAACGTTTGTACATATTCTAGATGAAGAAAAACTTGCTGATGTATGTGTGTTTGAATTGCCATCTCCCATTGGAAATTGCTCTCATGGAAAATGGAAAAGTTTAACTTAA
- a CDS encoding DUF1398 family protein: MNISKIKEVVTLTHEGKMNFPQVVGALLNEGIESYHVDYVRSENRYYLPNGESHVETVPHKFPTPERNFSADKVKESIKRIQAGEINYNTFSNEIIHAGCAYYIAYLSGKQVIYFGRNGDLHIEHFPKGNS, encoded by the coding sequence ATGAATATATCAAAAATCAAAGAAGTAGTAACACTAACCCATGAAGGTAAAATGAATTTTCCGCAAGTTGTCGGAGCATTACTAAACGAAGGAATTGAGTCTTATCATGTAGACTACGTTCGATCGGAAAACAGGTATTACCTGCCAAACGGGGAAAGCCATGTAGAAACCGTCCCACATAAATTTCCAACTCCCGAGAGAAATTTTTCAGCGGATAAAGTCAAAGAGTCAATTAAAAGAATTCAAGCGGGTGAAATTAATTATAATACTTTTTCCAATGAAATTATACACGCAGGCTGCGCCTATTATATTGCCTATCTATCAGGAAAACAAGTTATATACTTTGGTCGAAACGGGGATTTACATATAGAACATTTCCCAAAAGGGAATTCTTAA
- a CDS encoding IS701 family transposase yields the protein MGKERAKEYFEKTLKGFSSEIKRKNIERISETIIDQDYQNLHHFITTSPWDKKDMNEIRINFMREHSNSYPTKKAILVIDDSGVLKRGNSTEGVGHQYIGQVGKVANGNVFVTSHLVSEFKHMPLDIKEFIPEDKTKTKEEQKFTTKIEIAIFLIEEAIRRGIKFEFVVADAWYGSSPNFTDYLEAKGLKYIVSIKSNRNIFYKFPNDLKSSEHKISELLTLIEPDAFRPLDIKLSDGSNKKIYFVRMDLKVKGLSGKRRVIIETDRIGDWANAEVSYFISNATELRDDTVIRYYHRRNWIEVFYREVKDFLGADEYQVRSMDRILRHWTLCIVTYSMMQWLQHGKAIKEFVKKTIDLWRRSNCMQDLFEKKNN from the coding sequence ATGGGTAAGGAAAGAGCAAAAGAATATTTTGAGAAGACCTTAAAAGGTTTTAGTTCAGAGATAAAACGGAAAAATATTGAGCGGATTTCCGAAACGATAATAGATCAGGATTATCAAAATCTCCATCATTTCATTACAACTTCTCCTTGGGATAAGAAGGATATGAATGAGATACGTATTAACTTTATGCGAGAGCATAGTAACTCTTATCCGACAAAGAAAGCGATATTAGTCATTGATGATTCTGGTGTTCTTAAAAGAGGCAATTCGACAGAAGGCGTTGGGCATCAATATATTGGTCAAGTTGGAAAAGTGGCTAATGGCAACGTATTCGTAACCTCACATTTAGTGAGTGAGTTCAAGCATATGCCATTAGATATAAAAGAATTTATACCCGAAGATAAAACTAAAACCAAAGAAGAACAAAAATTTACAACAAAGATAGAGATTGCGATTTTTCTAATAGAAGAAGCTATTCGACGAGGAATCAAATTTGAATTCGTTGTTGCAGATGCATGGTATGGTTCTAGCCCTAATTTTACTGACTATTTAGAGGCTAAAGGTTTGAAGTATATTGTATCAATTAAAAGTAATCGAAATATATTTTACAAATTTCCTAATGATTTAAAAAGTAGTGAGCACAAGATAAGTGAGTTACTTACACTCATAGAGCCTGACGCATTTCGCCCCCTTGATATTAAATTATCAGATGGTTCGAACAAGAAAATTTATTTTGTTAGGATGGATTTAAAAGTAAAAGGATTAAGTGGAAAAAGAAGAGTGATAATTGAAACTGATAGAATTGGCGATTGGGCAAATGCAGAGGTAAGTTATTTTATTTCCAATGCAACTGAATTGCGCGATGACACTGTTATCCGCTACTATCATAGACGGAATTGGATAGAAGTATTCTATAGAGAAGTAAAAGACTTTTTAGGAGCAGACGAATATCAAGTAAGGAGTATGGATAGAATTCTTCGACATTGGACATTATGCATAGTAACCTACAGCATGATGCAATGGCTACAACATGGAAAAGCAATCAAGGAATTCGTAAAAAAAACGATTGACCTTTGGAGACGTTCAAACTGTATGCAGGATTTATTTGAAAAAAAGAATAATTGA
- a CDS encoding saccharopine dehydrogenase NADP-binding domain-containing protein — translation MMAKKEFDIVVYGATGFTGRLVAEYLTLRGIKGWAMAGRSEAKLKEVRDEVGVSNDIPLLVADASNPESLNALCARTKVVLTTVGPYQLYGSELVAACVNSGTDYLDLNGEPVWARQMIDTHDAAAKKSCARIVLSAGFDSIPSDLGVWFLQQQAMKKFGIPAPRVKGRVREMRGGASGGSMATAKATLKASFKDPSIVGLLANSFALTPGFEGPSQPSGLVPEFEKEFNVWAAPFIMAGVNTKNVHRTNFLLNHPYGKDFVYDEMMLTTLGEAALALVDAAAKANPFVGKGLKPGDGPTKEERENGMYDFVFTGEYPDGNRIRVSVKGDRDPGYGSTSKIISEAALTLLEANASGGIYTPGALMAEPLQERLQKYAGVTFHVENV, via the coding sequence ATGATGGCTAAAAAAGAATTCGATATTGTAGTTTATGGAGCAACTGGGTTTACTGGAAGACTTGTGGCAGAGTATCTTACTTTACGTGGAATCAAAGGCTGGGCAATGGCTGGTAGAAGTGAAGCAAAGCTCAAAGAAGTCAGAGACGAAGTTGGAGTTTCAAATGACATTCCACTCTTAGTCGCTGACGCTTCTAACCCTGAGTCGCTAAATGCGTTATGCGCAAGAACCAAGGTTGTTTTAACTACAGTTGGTCCTTACCAACTCTACGGATCTGAATTAGTTGCAGCCTGTGTTAATTCGGGAACTGATTATCTAGACTTAAACGGTGAGCCAGTTTGGGCGCGGCAAATGATTGATACCCACGATGCTGCGGCAAAGAAAAGCTGTGCACGTATTGTTTTATCTGCTGGGTTTGATTCCATTCCATCTGATTTAGGAGTATGGTTTTTGCAACAACAGGCAATGAAAAAATTTGGAATCCCTGCACCGCGCGTAAAAGGTAGGGTGCGTGAAATGCGTGGCGGAGCATCGGGTGGCTCAATGGCAACAGCGAAAGCAACTCTAAAAGCTTCCTTTAAAGATCCTTCTATCGTTGGTCTTCTTGCCAATTCATTTGCCCTTACCCCCGGCTTTGAAGGACCTTCACAACCATCTGGACTGGTTCCTGAATTTGAAAAAGAATTTAACGTCTGGGCTGCACCCTTTATCATGGCTGGTGTGAATACAAAGAACGTCCATCGAACGAATTTCTTATTGAATCATCCTTATGGAAAAGATTTTGTTTACGATGAGATGATGCTCACAACCCTCGGCGAAGCTGCATTAGCCTTAGTCGATGCGGCAGCAAAAGCAAATCCATTTGTAGGAAAGGGACTCAAGCCAGGAGACGGTCCAACAAAAGAAGAGCGTGAGAATGGAATGTACGATTTTGTTTTCACTGGTGAATATCCAGATGGAAATCGTATTCGTGTTTCCGTTAAAGGCGACAGAGATCCGGGTTATGGCTCTACAAGTAAAATCATTTCAGAAGCTGCACTCACACTCCTTGAAGCAAATGCGTCAGGCGGTATATATACTCCAGGAGCACTCATGGCTGAACCACTCCAAGAAAGACTTCAGAAATATGCAGGGGTAACTTTCCATGTTGAAAATGTTTAG
- a CDS encoding DUF1801 domain-containing protein → MNTEILTYNKKQTAADNEICDLLANTIDSVLKKAESKIWHAHPVWFLDANPTVGYSKQKKGIRLMFWSGKDFEEDLLNVKGEKFKDASIFYNDFSEIKIKDLKRWLKKSKEIQWDYTNCQK, encoded by the coding sequence ATGAACACGGAAATACTTACTTACAACAAAAAACAAACTGCGGCAGACAATGAAATTTGTGATTTGCTTGCAAATACAATTGACAGTGTATTAAAAAAAGCAGAGAGCAAAATTTGGCACGCTCACCCTGTTTGGTTTTTAGATGCCAACCCAACTGTTGGATACAGCAAACAAAAGAAAGGTATCCGCTTAATGTTTTGGAGTGGGAAAGATTTTGAAGAAGATTTATTAAACGTTAAAGGAGAGAAGTTTAAGGACGCTTCTATTTTTTATAATGATTTCTCTGAAATTAAAATAAAAGACTTAAAACGTTGGTTGAAAAAATCAAAAGAAATTCAATGGGACTATACCAATTGCCAAAAGTAA
- a CDS encoding HigA family addiction module antidote protein: MKKELAFIHPGEILSEDFLKPMNMSAYRLAKETHLDPKRISEIIKGKRSVSADTALRFSKFFGTSPSFWLNLQNHYDLELKLEQIGKELKKIHTGQELQLV, translated from the coding sequence ATGAAAAAAGAATTAGCATTTATACATCCAGGAGAAATTCTAAGTGAAGACTTTCTGAAACCAATGAATATGTCTGCTTATCGACTCGCTAAAGAAACCCATTTAGATCCGAAGCGAATTAGCGAAATTATTAAAGGCAAACGATCAGTTTCCGCTGATACTGCACTTCGCTTCTCTAAGTTTTTTGGCACATCACCTAGCTTTTGGCTGAATTTACAAAACCACTATGATTTAGAATTGAAATTAGAACAAATTGGAAAAGAATTAAAGAAAATTCATACAGGGCAAGAATTACAACTTGTTTAG
- a CDS encoding alpha/beta hydrolase, with protein MKKNTLQLPVNLSTIVIAFLIFFLFRCSAHTVPYTKTEWKEKGITSLEEIELGKVKHSVLIRGTDKTNPLMLVIHGFAVPMMPFAHLTYSDERDRMEKNFIIVNYDQRGVGKTSRMNDGDKINYAMDDFVNDAEELCQKLMQRFGKKKIYLQGVSWGSYIGAKLAAKHPDWFYAFISEGQAVFAPESIAEMKRFSLEEAKLDKNEKAISELKRTEVPNKSFPVAKMKENMEKISTWGEYYQNKKYKYRNFTLSDLFIESLRKAPEYNFSDFLATLKSIDSFTEKNISKIMEIDMRTDVPELKLPVYFLMGEYDFMKLAGKDYFEKLKSPKKEWLEIKRAGHELGADQPEEVQNIYVDKIRKETYTN; from the coding sequence TTGAAAAAAAATACATTGCAGTTACCCGTTAATCTTTCAACTATTGTTATTGCCTTTCTAATTTTTTTTTTATTTCGTTGTTCAGCACATACCGTTCCTTACACTAAAACCGAATGGAAAGAAAAAGGAATTACTTCACTCGAAGAAATAGAACTCGGAAAAGTGAAACATTCTGTATTAATTCGAGGCACGGATAAAACTAATCCATTAATGTTAGTTATTCACGGTTTTGCTGTTCCAATGATGCCATTTGCTCATTTAACATACAGTGATGAGAGAGATAGAATGGAAAAGAATTTTATTATAGTAAATTATGACCAACGTGGAGTCGGTAAAACTTCTCGTATGAACGATGGAGATAAGATTAATTATGCGATGGATGACTTTGTAAATGATGCAGAAGAACTTTGTCAAAAGTTAATGCAAAGATTTGGAAAAAAGAAAATCTATTTACAAGGAGTTTCTTGGGGGAGTTATATTGGTGCAAAACTAGCCGCAAAACATCCAGATTGGTTTTATGCGTTTATTAGTGAAGGACAAGCAGTATTTGCCCCTGAAAGTATTGCAGAAATGAAACGATTTAGTCTCGAAGAAGCAAAACTAGATAAAAATGAAAAAGCGATAAGCGAATTAAAAAGAACAGAAGTTCCTAATAAGTCTTTTCCTGTAGCCAAGATGAAAGAAAATATGGAAAAAATTTCTACTTGGGGAGAATATTATCAAAACAAAAAATACAAATATAGAAATTTCACACTTTCTGATTTATTTATTGAATCCCTTCGCAAAGCTCCCGAATATAATTTTAGCGATTTTTTGGCTACATTAAAGTCCATTGATTCTTTTACAGAGAAAAACATTTCTAAAATCATGGAAATAGATATGAGAACTGACGTTCCTGAACTAAAACTCCCCGTTTATTTTTTGATGGGTGAATATGATTTTATGAAACTTGCCGGAAAAGATTATTTTGAAAAATTAAAATCTCCCAAAAAAGAATGGCTGGAAATTAAAAGGGCGGGTCATGAATTAGGGGCTGATCAACCAGAAGAAGTGCAAAATATCTATGTAGATAAAATTCGAAAAGAGACTTACACTAATTAG
- a CDS encoding SUMF1/EgtB/PvdO family nonheme iron enzyme: MENKIIRNVISHEKQNIFGKRIRRVSLCLFLLLIFAVFLFCQKNSSKLLTINGGILKRGILNPGNPDQSPIHEVRVSSFLYQSKLVTIADFEKFQLTTGHRSTAEKKGYCMTATEGMKDWEWEKKEGANYKYPFGQSTNPETTPKPDWPATCLSYADAIAYCKFLGMRLPTEAEWEYAHRAGSKKRFPWGEHKEINGNYLLNYWQGITHEKANSKDGHKYLSSVDSFPPNVFGIYDPVGNVWQMTLDYYSKDIYQKIKTYNETNANIVLDPVVSKDRISFEKEIATESRKFTVTRGGSWWCSELTCNGFGLYYRGKFLEDTVFSNNGFRCAKDLH; encoded by the coding sequence TTGGAGAATAAAATAATTCGAAACGTTATATCCCACGAAAAACAAAATATTTTTGGTAAAAGAATTAGAAGAGTTTCTCTATGTTTATTTTTGCTTTTAATCTTTGCGGTTTTTTTATTTTGCCAGAAAAACTCTTCCAAACTGCTCACCATAAACGGGGGAATTCTGAAAAGAGGAATACTTAATCCTGGAAATCCAGACCAATCACCAATCCATGAAGTCAGAGTTTCTTCTTTTCTCTATCAATCTAAATTAGTTACAATCGCCGACTTTGAAAAATTCCAACTAACAACCGGACATAGATCCACGGCAGAAAAAAAAGGATACTGCATGACGGCTACAGAAGGAATGAAAGATTGGGAGTGGGAAAAAAAAGAAGGGGCAAATTATAAGTATCCTTTCGGACAGTCTACAAATCCAGAAACGACACCCAAACCAGATTGGCCTGCTACTTGTTTGAGTTATGCGGATGCAATCGCTTATTGTAAATTTCTAGGAATGCGACTTCCAACAGAAGCTGAATGGGAATATGCCCACCGAGCCGGTAGCAAAAAACGATTTCCATGGGGAGAGCATAAAGAAATAAATGGAAATTATTTATTAAACTACTGGCAGGGAATTACTCACGAGAAAGCAAATTCCAAAGACGGTCATAAATACCTTTCTTCTGTCGATTCTTTCCCGCCTAACGTATTTGGAATCTATGATCCAGTTGGAAATGTGTGGCAAATGACTTTGGACTATTATTCTAAAGACATTTATCAAAAAATAAAAACTTACAACGAAACAAATGCAAACATCGTATTAGATCCCGTTGTTTCTAAAGATAGAATTTCATTCGAAAAAGAAATTGCAACTGAATCCAGAAAATTCACTGTCACCCGAGGTGGCTCCTGGTGGTGCTCGGAACTCACCTGCAATGGATTTGGGTTATACTATCGAGGTAAATTCCTAGAAGATACTGTCTTCAGCAATAACGGCTTTAGATGCGCAAAGGATTTGCATTAA
- a CDS encoding SpoIIE family protein phosphatase — MKLIKFANIIKLGEKFGTSDSERKRIKLSNMLSLLFIANNLFYSILFSYLKIPEYSGMLYATIILYIFTFFLNKYGKHKAGRLLLITNGTFIVLYYDILMGKAANVYILFVAFAAFPFVFFDIKEKFSLLYGLSLGPISFIVSELYRHFIKQVPILSEESLYIISVNIFFTTFIIILVVVFNFERLSNKAESALRQAKEQQDGDYFLTSLIVQPLFRNPESDDRIQTEYFAKQKKTFSFQKKHRDLGGDINIIGKLNFRGNDYTLFVNADAMGKSMQGAGGAIVLGTVVNSLLTRNRHIRIPLHPKEWLIKMFNELQEVFVEFDGSMLISCFVGLINNNSGKMFYFNCEHPSAILYRDGKAQFINDKPEYKIGSPMFPENYKIEIFEFTLQPGDNLIAGSDGRDDINIPTAAGERSINTNEKQILRMIELSDANLESVYTNLLKLGEPIDDISFIKIAYIATEDKKDEKQIDLDLIRTMVKKSNFRAALEELESTEEEILVAEFIYLRTLCLERIGLGTVALSILEKHSSILNEYLPAQHLKALIYYRAGDYKKARQVLDFCINTEISTEQTKKLLKKIDSRL; from the coding sequence ATGAAACTGATAAAATTTGCAAATATAATAAAGCTCGGGGAAAAATTTGGAACTAGTGATTCCGAAAGAAAAAGAATAAAGCTTTCCAACATGCTTTCACTTTTATTTATAGCTAACAATCTTTTTTACAGTATCCTCTTTAGTTATTTAAAAATTCCCGAGTATAGCGGAATGTTGTATGCCACTATTATACTTTATATTTTTACTTTTTTCTTAAATAAATACGGAAAGCACAAAGCTGGTAGACTTCTTTTAATTACCAATGGGACATTTATTGTGTTGTATTATGATATTCTAATGGGTAAGGCGGCTAACGTTTACATTCTCTTTGTTGCCTTTGCTGCATTTCCATTTGTATTCTTTGATATTAAAGAAAAATTTTCCCTTTTGTATGGACTCTCACTCGGTCCTATTAGCTTTATCGTGTCCGAACTCTATAGGCATTTTATAAAACAAGTCCCTATTCTAAGTGAAGAGAGTTTATACATTATTTCTGTAAATATATTCTTTACTACCTTTATAATTATTTTAGTTGTTGTTTTTAATTTTGAACGTCTTTCGAATAAAGCAGAATCAGCCTTACGTCAGGCGAAAGAGCAGCAGGATGGAGATTATTTTTTAACTTCTTTGATTGTGCAACCACTCTTCCGAAATCCAGAATCAGACGATAGAATTCAAACGGAATACTTCGCAAAACAAAAAAAGACTTTCTCTTTTCAAAAAAAACATCGCGATCTAGGTGGTGATATTAATATAATAGGGAAATTAAATTTTAGAGGAAATGATTATACTCTGTTTGTAAATGCAGATGCAATGGGGAAATCGATGCAGGGTGCTGGTGGAGCGATCGTTCTTGGTACTGTGGTTAACTCTTTATTAACCCGTAATCGACATATAAGAATTCCTTTACACCCAAAAGAATGGCTGATAAAAATGTTCAATGAACTCCAGGAAGTATTTGTAGAGTTTGATGGCTCTATGTTGATTTCTTGTTTTGTTGGACTCATAAATAATAACTCGGGAAAGATGTTTTACTTCAACTGCGAACATCCTTCCGCCATTCTTTATCGAGATGGAAAAGCTCAATTTATAAATGATAAACCGGAATATAAAATTGGAAGCCCCATGTTTCCCGAAAACTACAAAATAGAAATTTTCGAATTTACCTTACAACCTGGAGATAATTTAATCGCAGGTAGTGATGGGCGCGATGATATTAATATACCCACTGCCGCTGGGGAGCGAAGCATTAACACAAACGAGAAGCAAATTCTCAGAATGATAGAATTGTCAGATGCAAACTTAGAATCCGTTTACACAAATTTACTTAAGCTCGGTGAACCGATAGACGACATATCTTTTATTAAAATTGCCTATATAGCCACCGAAGACAAAAAAGACGAAAAGCAAATTGACCTTGACCTCATTCGAACCATGGTCAAAAAATCTAATTTTAGAGCGGCTCTAGAAGAACTGGAAAGCACAGAAGAAGAAATCCTAGTAGCCGAATTTATTTATCTTCGAACTCTCTGTTTAGAACGAATAGGTCTGGGAACTGTCGCATTGTCTATTTTAGAAAAACATTCTAGCATTCTAAATGAGTATCTGCCCGCGCAACATCTTAAGGCATTGATTTACTATCGTGCTGGAGATTACAAAAAAGCAAGACAAGTGCTTGATTTCTGCATTAATACTGAAATCAGCACTGAACAAACAAAAAAATTACTCAAAAAAATTGATTCTCGTCTATGA